A single genomic interval of Nostoc commune NIES-4072 harbors:
- a CDS encoding DUF6887 family protein: MNQVNYTAMSDQELKSYFLNHKDDKEAFYAYMDRRKSRYRDAAIQLNDPAWEEKIIAVIQKQLGSD; this comes from the coding sequence ATGAATCAGGTAAACTATACAGCAATGAGCGACCAAGAGCTAAAGAGTTACTTTCTTAACCACAAGGATGATAAGGAAGCCTTTTATGCTTACATGGATAGACGAAAATCTCGTTATCGTGATGCTGCAATACAATTAAATGATCCAGCTTGGGAAGAAAAGATAATAGCTGTGATTCAGAAACAATTAGGTTCTGATTGA
- a CDS encoding DUF6888 family protein yields MCVSPITNVMFQPIHIVRLDERSLNIFILAGQDEGIELEIKPDGSIEP; encoded by the coding sequence GTGTGCGTAAGTCCTATTACAAATGTGATGTTTCAGCCAATTCACATCGTGCGATTAGATGAACGATCGCTCAATATATTTATATTAGCTGGACAAGATGAAGGAATAGAGCTAGAAATTAAGCCAGATGGTAGTATAGAACCATGA
- a CDS encoding T4SS efffector SepA family protein, translating to MPVIRIPDPIYKRLQAIAVPFEDTPITVIEKLLNEYEAHHQSQQISETENDRVIEPGVSNLQHTRVLRAIMGGEEIHQPNWNKIVDAAHELAIRQGVSVDELMKLTLAHVVKGEKINSGFHYLPEVNISIQGVDSNLAWRNTLHLMKNLKMPIEIHFEWRDKEGAAHPGEKGQLIWKFK from the coding sequence ATGCCAGTTATCAGAATACCCGATCCTATTTACAAAAGGCTCCAAGCGATCGCCGTACCTTTTGAGGATACACCTATCACTGTTATTGAGAAGTTACTGAATGAATATGAGGCACATCACCAGTCTCAGCAAATTTCTGAAACTGAAAACGATAGAGTTATTGAACCTGGGGTAAGCAATTTGCAGCATACCAGAGTGCTTCGAGCCATTATGGGTGGTGAGGAAATTCATCAACCGAACTGGAACAAAATCGTCGATGCAGCACACGAACTTGCTATTCGACAGGGAGTTTCTGTAGACGAACTCATGAAGCTAACCCTTGCTCATGTTGTTAAGGGTGAAAAAATTAACTCTGGTTTTCATTACCTGCCAGAGGTAAACATTTCAATACAAGGTGTAGATTCAAATCTTGCTTGGCGTAACACTTTGCACTTAATGAAGAATTTGAAAATGCCAATTGAAATACACTTCGAGTGGCGCGACAAAGAGGGAGCAGCACATCCCGGTGAGAAAGGTCAGCTAATTTGGAAGTTTAAGTAG
- a CDS encoding DUF6888 family protein → MPTQKQSDTAIFLCQLLSNLYQPIQVFRYDQKLKTLYIQAGLNDEIAVIIDQYGNWKFVV, encoded by the coding sequence ATGCCAACACAGAAGCAATCGGATACAGCGATATTCCTTTGTCAGTTACTTTCTAATCTGTATCAGCCTATCCAGGTTTTCCGCTACGACCAAAAGTTGAAAACGCTTTATATTCAAGCTGGTTTGAACGATGAGATTGCAGTCATAATTGATCAATATGGGAATTGGAAATTTGTTGTATGA
- a CDS encoding DUF6887 family protein, with translation MMQNLNQMTNTELKRYLSEHRNEEEAFRAALQVLMSRCDSATQHPYPFDLDNPESEVEALLLEKLNRTE, from the coding sequence ATGATGCAGAACCTAAACCAGATGACCAATACTGAACTGAAACGATATCTTTCAGAACATAGAAATGAGGAAGAAGCGTTTCGGGCTGCGTTGCAAGTTTTGATGAGTCGTTGTGACTCCGCTACACAACACCCTTATCCTTTCGATCTTGACAATCCTGAGAGCGAGGTAGAAGCTCTCCTTTTAGAGAAACTCAATCGAACTGAGTGA